One Pseudochaenichthys georgianus chromosome 4, fPseGeo1.2, whole genome shotgun sequence DNA window includes the following coding sequences:
- the pik3ca gene encoding phosphatidylinositol 4,5-bisphosphate 3-kinase catalytic subunit alpha isoform, with the protein MPPRPSSGELWGIHLMPPRILVDCLLPNGMILTLECLREATLITIKHELFKEARKYPLHHLLQEETSYIFVSVTQEAEREEFYDETRRLCDLRLFQPFLKVIEPVGNREEKILNREIGFAIGMPVCEFDLVKDPEVQDFRRNILNVCKDSVEMRDASGPHSRALYVYPPNIESTQELPKHIYSKLDKGQIIVVIWVIVSPNNDKQKYTLKINHDCVPEQVIAEAIRKKTRSMLLSPEQLKMCVQEYQGKYILKVCGCDEYLLEKYPISQYKYIRSCIMLGRLPNLMLMAKDSLYSQLPTDNFVMPSYSRRISTATSYMNGEASAKSLWTINGTLRIRILCATYVNVNIRDIDKIYVRTGIYHGGEQMCDNVNTQRVPCSNPRWNEWLTYDMYIPDIPRAARLCLSICSVKGRKGAKEEHCPLAWGNINMFDYTHTLVANKMALNLWPVPHGLEDLLNPIGVTGSNPNKETPCLELEFDHFSSLVKYPEMNAVEDHANWTISRELGFNYNLSGQSNRSARDHALTDSDTEQMRQLSNRDALSEITEQEKDFLWRHRHYCMNIPEILPKILLSVKWNSRDEVAQMYCLLKEWPSTRPEQAMELLDCNYPDPMVRHFAVRCLEKYLTDDKLSQYLIQLVQVLKYEQYLDNPLARFLLKKALTNQRIGHFFFWHLKSEMHNKTVSQRFGLLLEAYCRACGMYLKHLSRQVEAMEKLINLTDILKQEKKDETQKVQMRFLVDQMKRPDYMDALQNYTSPLNPAHQLGNLRLDECRIMSSAKRPLWLNWENPDIMSELLFQNNEIIFKNGDDLRQDMLTLQIIKIMENIWQNQGLDLRMLPYGCLSLGDCVGLIEVVRSSHTIMQIQCKGGLKGALQFNSNTLHQWLKDKNKGEMYDLAVDLFTRSCAGYCVATFILGIGDRHNSNIMVKDDGQLFHIDFGHFLDHKKKKFGYKRERVPFVLTQDFLIVISKGSQECAKTKEFERFQEMCYKAYLAIRQHANLFINLFSMMLGSGMPELQSFDDIAYIRKTLALEKSEQEALDYFMKQMNDAHHGGWTTKMDWIFHTIRQHALN; encoded by the exons TTCTACGACGAGACCCGGAGGTTATGTGATCTCCGACTCTTCCAGCCTTTCCTCAAGGTCATTGAACCAGTTGGCAATAGAGAGGAAAAGATCCTCAACAGAGAGATTG GCTTTGCCATTGGTATGCCTGTGTGTGAGTTTGACCTTGTGAAGGACCCAGAGGTTCAGGACTTCAGGAGAAACATCCTGAATGTTTGTAAAGACTCTGTGGAGATGAGAGATGCAAGCGGGCCCCACAGCAGAGCACTCTATGTTTATCCTCCCAATatagaatccacacaggaacTTCCAAAACACATCTACAGCAAGCTGGACAAAG GTCAGATTATCGTTGTGATTTGGGTGATTGTTTCTCCAAACAATGACAAACAAAAGTATACACTGAAGATCAACCACGACTGTGTGCCTGAACAG GTGATTGCAGAGGCCATTCGTAAGAAGACACGCAGCATGCTGCTGTCCCCAGAGCAGCTGAAGATGTGTGTGCAGGAATATCAGGGTAAATACATCCTCAAAGTGTGTGGCTGTGATGAGTACCTGCTGGAAAAGTACCCCATCAGCCAGTATAAG TATATCCGAAGTTGCATCATGCTGGGCAGGCTGCCTAACCTGATGCTAATGGCCAAAGACAGCTTATACTCTCAGTTGCCTACAGACAACTTTGTCATGCCGTCGTACTCTCGACGTATCTCCACGGCAACATCCTATATGAATGGCGAGGCATCTGCCAAGTCGCTGTGGACCATTAACGGGACCCTGCGGATACGAATCCTGTGTGCCACCTATGTTAACGTCAATATACGGGACATAGACAAG ATTTATGTGAGAACAGGCATTTACCATGGAGGTGAACAGATGTGTGACAATGTCAACACGCAGAGAGTACCTTGTTCTAACCCGAG GTGGAATGAATGGCTCACCTATGATATGTACATCCCTGACATACCTCGAGCCGCCAGACTCTGCCTCTCCATCTGCTCTGTCAAAGGCAGGAAGGGAGCCAAGGAG GAGCACTGTCCACTAGCTTGGGGTAATATCAACATGTTTGACTACACTCACACTCTGGTGGCCAACAAGATGGCTCTAAATCTTTGGCCTGTCCCTCACGGCCTTGAAGACCTCCTCAACCCCATCGGAGTCACTGGATCCAACCCTAATAAG GAAACCCCATGCCTGGAGCTGGAATTTGACCACTTCAGTAGTTTGGTCAAATACCCAGAAATGAATGCAGTAGAGGATCATGCAAACTGGACCATCTCAAGGGAACTGGGGTTCAACTACAACCTTTCTGGACAG AGCAACCGGTCGGCCAGAGATCACGCCCTGACGGATAGCGACACTGAGCAGATGAGACAGCTGAGTAACAGAGACGCTCTCTCAGAAATCACTGAGCAGGAGAAAGACTTCCTCTGGAGACACAG ACACTACTGCATGAACATCCCTGAGATCCTTCCCAAGATCCTGCTCTCTGTCAAATGGAACTCCAGGGATGAAGTAGCACAG ATGTACTGTCTGTTGAAGGAATGGCCGTCCACCCGCCCTGAGCAGGCCATGGAGCTGTTGGACTGTAACTACCCAGACCCCATGGTCAGACACTTTGCTGTGCGCTGCCTCGAAAAATACCTGACCGACGACAAACTGTCCCAGTACCTCATCCAACTTGTACAG GTATTAAAATATGAGCAGTATCTCGACAATCCCCTGGCCCGTTTCCTCCTCAAAAAGGCTCTGACCAATCAAAGGATAGGTCATTTCTTCTTCTGGCATCTAAA GTCAGAAATGCACAACAAAACAGTGAGCCAGAGGTTtgggctgctgctggaggcGTACTGCCGGGCCTGTGGGATGTACCTCAAACACCTGAGCAGGCAAGTGGAGGCCATGGAGAAGCTCATTAACCTCACTGACATCCTCAAACAGGAGAAGAAGGATGAGACGCAGAAG GTCCAGATGCGGTTCCTCGTGGACCAGATGAAGAGGCCTGACTACATGGATGCTCTGCAGAACTACACGTCTCCTCTCAACCCCGCACACCAACTGGGAAACCTGAG GTTAGATGAATGCAGGATCATGTCGTCAGCGAAGAGACCGTTGTGGCTGAACTGGGAGAATCCTGACATCATGTCCGAGCTGCTCTTTCAGAACAATGAGATCATCTTCAAAAATGGAgatg ACCTGCGGCAGGACATGCTGACATTGCAGATTATTAAAATCATGGAGAACATTTGGCAGAATCAGGGGCTGGACCTACG GATGCTTCCGTACGGCTGTCTGTCTTTGGGAGACTGTGTGGGGCTCATTGAGGTGGTTCGCAGCTCCCACACCATCATGCAGATTCAGTGTAAAGGAGGCTTGAAAGGAGCCCTGCAGTTCAACTCAAACACTCTGCACCAGTGGCTCAAGGACAAGAACAAGGGCGAGAT gTATGACCTGGCTGTGGATCTGTTCACGAGGTCCTGTGCTGGCTACTGTGTAGCTACATTTATCCTCGGGATAGGAGACAGACACAACAGCAACATTATGGTCAAAGATGATGGACAG TTGTTTCACATAGATTTCGGCCATTTCCTTGACCATAAGAAGAAGAAGTTTGGCTACAAGAGAGAGCGTGTGCCCTTTGTGCTGACACAAGACTTCCTCATCGTCATCAGCAAGGGATCCCAAGAGTGTGCCAAGACCAAAGAGTTTGAGAG GTTCCAGGAGATGTGTTATAAAGCCTACCTGGCCATCCGGCAGCATGCGAACCTGTTCATCAACCTGTTCTCCATGATGCTGGGCTCCGGCATGCCTGAGCTGCAGTCATTTGATGACATTGCCTACATCAGGAAGACGCTGGCCTTGGAGAAAAGCGAACAG GAGGCGTTGGACTACTTTATGAAACAGATGAACGATGCTCACCATGGAGGGTGGACCACCAAGATGGACTGGATATTCCACACAATCAGACAGCATGCACTGAACTGA